Proteins from one Impatiens glandulifera chromosome 2, dImpGla2.1, whole genome shotgun sequence genomic window:
- the LOC124925966 gene encoding uncharacterized protein LOC124925966: MKGLTFSSPSSLAIFSPKPKPQPTRFLRFTVPCNSNGFGSDLTGNSSDKSIDPLIVNRTLSKDEAMGLVLSAASVGGWKTDSGLEGPSVPTEPESGTSRVSTFPWSLFTKSPRRRMLVAFSCNVCGQRTTRAINPHAYTDGTVFVQCCGCNVFHKLVDNLNLFNDMKCYVDPSFKNPNQVSNSNNNVTFKYIDNDTAADDDDLGEDDLDEGGNNGIFPLF; this comes from the exons ATGAAAGGATTAACGTTTTCATCTCCTTCCTCGCTAGCAATCTTCTCTCCCAAACCTAAACCACAGCCTACAAGATTTCTTCGATTCACGGTCCCTTGCAACA GTAATGGATTCGGATCAGATCTCACAGGAAATTCAAGCGATAAGAGCATCGATCCGCTTATCGTAAATCGTACTCTTTCAAAG GATGAGGCGATGGGATTGGTTCTTAGCGCGGCGTCTGTAGGCGGTTGGAAAACAGATTCTGGTTTAGAAGGACCTTCTGTACCTACAGAGCCGGAATCCGGTACTTCGCGAGTCTCTACCTTCCCGTGGTCTCTCTTCACGAAATCTCCTCGTCGGAGAATGCTCGTCGCGTTTTCTTGCAACGTTTGTGGTCAGAGGACGACTCGTGCCATTAATCCTCATGCTTATACTGACGGAACCGTCTTCGTACAA TGTTGTGGATGCAATGTTTTCCATAAATTGGTGGACAATTTGAACTTGTTCAATGATATGAAGTGTTATGTGGATCCTAGCTTCAAGAACCCTAATCAAGTGAGTAATAGTAATAACAATGTTACCTTCAAATATATCGATAATGATACAGcagctgatgatgatgatcttggTGAGGATGATTTGGATGAAGGAGGTAACAATGGCATCTTTCCACTCTTTTGA
- the LOC124925462 gene encoding U3 small nucleolar RNA-associated protein 21 homolog, with protein MGIFEPFRAIGYISCDVPFSVQRLGTETFVTVSVGKSWQIYNCAKLNLVLVGPQLPKKIRALASYRDFTFAAYGSNIGVFKRAHQVATWKNNAKVNLLLLFGDHVLSVDVNGNIFIWAFKGIDDNLSSVGHLMMDETFIPTCIMHPDTYLNKVLLGSQQGSLQLWNISTQKKLYEFKGWESPIACCVSSPALDVIAAGCANGKIHVHNIKFDKEIVTFKHSTRGSVTALSFRTDGQPLLASGGSSGVINIWNLEKRRLQSVIGDAHDGSIISLHFFANEPVLMSSSADNSVKMWIFDTSDGDPRLLRFRSGHSAPPLCLRFYANGRHILSAGQDRAFRLFSVIQDQQSRELSQRNISRRAKKLKMKEEDIKLRPVIAFDVAEIRERDWCNVVTCHMDTAQAYVWRLQNFVLGEHILKPCPNNPTNVKACAISACGNFAIIGTEGGWIERFNLQSGISRGSYVDLSETRGCAHDGEVIGLASDSTNTLMISAGYHGDIKVWDFKKRTLISRWDTGSSLAKIAYHRVNGLLATVGDDFVIRMFDVVALRMVREFEGHTDRVTDICFSEDGKWLLSSSMDGTLRIWDIILARQIDAIRVDVSITALSLSPNMDILATSHVDQNGVYLWANQAMYSGMGNVESFGSGKEIASIKMPSVSSTKGGSQDDTEMSIDSKIAENSDVPELVHRRIPDLVTLSMLPKSQWQSLINLDIIKARNKPIEPPKKPEKAPFFLPSIPSLSGEIQFKPSSDPAAAASDTATATDSENQLRRENQDDTKFVQYLKLAANTESFSEFTEYIKSLSPSAMDMELRMLQIIDDVDNEEETDSERSELHVIQLLLDYFIHETSTRNNFEYVQAVIRLFLKIHGETIRQQLKLQEKAKKLLEVQCAVWQRVDNLFQSSRCVVAFLSNSQF; from the exons ATGGGTATATTTGAACCTTTTCGAGCAATTGGATATATAAGCTGTGACGTCCCCTTCTCTGTTCAAAGGTTGGGCACTGAGACATTTGTGACCGTCAGTGTGGGCAAATCCTGGCAGATATACAAT TGTGCAAAGCTCAACTTGGTTCTTGTTG GTCCTCAGCTGCCAAAGAAAATAAGGGCTCTTGCTTCCTACCGGGACTTTACTTTTGCTGCATATGGAAGCAATATTGGTGTTTTCAAACGTGCTCATCAG GTGGCAACATGGAAGAATAATGCTAAGGTCAACCTGCTGCTTCTTTTTGGAGATCACGTACTTAGCGTGGATGTTAATggcaatatttttatttgggcCTTTAAAGGAATTGATGACAATCTTTCTTCTGTTGGACATCTTATGATGGACGAGACATTTATTCCAACTTGTATAATGCATCCTGACACCTACCTAAACAAG GTGTTACTTGGAAGTCAACAAGGTTCCTTACAACTATGGAACATCAGCACACAGAAAAAACTTTACGAGTTTAAGGGATGGGAGTCACCAATAGCTTGTTGTGTTTCATCACCAGCACTAGATGTTATTGCAGCGGGATGTGCTAATGGAAAGATTCATGTCCACAACATTAAATTTGACAAAGAGATAGTCACATTTAAACATTCTACTCGAGGATCTGTGACTGCTTTGTCATTCAGAACTG ATGGGCAACCTCTTTTAGCATCCGGAGGTTCATCTGGGGTCATAAACATTTGGAATCTCGAGAAGAGGAGGCTCCAATCTGTCATTGGTGACGCTCATGACGGTTCAATAATTTCATTGCACTTCTTTGCCAATGAGCCTGTATTAATGAGTTCGTCCGCAGACAACTCTGTGAAA ATGTGGATTTTTGATACAAGTGATGGTGATCCTCGTTTGTTACGTTTTCGAAGTGGACATAGTGCACCTCCTCTTTGTTTAAG ATTCTATGCTAATGGGAGACACATTCTTTCTGCTGGTCAAGATCGTGCTTTTCGTCTCTTCTCAGTTATTCAG GATCAGCAAAGCAGAGAGCTTTCTCAACGGAATATATCCAGAAGagcaaaaaaactgaaaatgaag GAGGAAGATATTAAGCTGAGGCCTGTAATTGCATTTGATGTTG cTGAAATTAGGGAGCGTGACTGGTGCAATGTGGTCACCTGTCACATGGACACTGCACAAGCTTATGTGTGGAGGCTTCAAAATTTTGTCCTGGGTGAACACATCCTGAAACCATGcccaaataacccaacaaatGTTAAG gctTGTGCCATTAGTGCTTGTGGCAACTTTGCTATTATAGGGACAGAAGGAGGCTGGATTGAGAGATTCAATCTTCAATCTGGAATTAGCCGAGGCAGTTATGTTGATTTATCTGAAACAAGGGGCTGCGCTCATGATGGGGAAGTAATTGGTCTTGCTAGTGATTCAACAAACACATTGATGATTAGTGCTGGGTATCATGGTGACATAAAG GTGTGGGACTTCAAGAAACGAACCCTAATTTCCAGATGGGATACAGGCTCTTCTTTGGCAAAGATTGCATATCATCGTGTTAATG GTCTCCTAGCAACTGTGGGGGACGATTTTGTAATTCGCATGTTTGACGTTGTTGCATTGAGAATGGTTCGTGAATTTGAAGGTCATACAGATCGTGTTACTGATATATGTTTCAGCGAGGATGGAAAATGGCTTTTGTCCTCGAGCATGGATGGGACTCTCAGAATATGGGATATTATATTAGCAAGGCAAATTGATGCTATTCGAGTTGATGTTTCTATTACTGCTTTGTCATTGTCTCCTAATATGGACATTTTAGCAACATCCCATGTTGATCAAAATGGTGTCTATCTTTG GGCTAATCAGGCAATGTATTCTGGAATGGGTAATGTTGAGTCCTTCGGAAGTGGGAAGGAAATAGCAAGCATTAAAATGCCATCTGTTTCATCAACAAAAGGAGGATCACAAGATGATACAGAAATGTCAATTGACTCGAAAATTGCTGAGAATTCTGATGTGCCAGAGTTAGTCCATAGAAGAATCCCCGATCTAGTCACTCTATCAATGTTACCCAAGAGCCAATGGCAGAGCTTGATCAATTTGGACATTATTAAG GCCCGAAACAAACCCATTGAGCCCCCAAAGAAACCTGAAAAGGCACCTTTCTTCCTCCCTTCAATTCCATCACTTTCTGGCGAAATACAGTTTAAACCTTCTTCTGATCCAGCTGCTGCTGCTTCTGATACTGCTACTGCTACTGATTCGGAGAATCAATTAAGAAGAGAGAACCAAGACGATACCAAATTCGTGCAATATCTTAAGTTGGCTGCTAATACAGAAAGCT TTTCAGAATTCACGGAATACATCAAAAGCTTGTCTCCTTCTGCGATGGACATGGAACTTAGGATGCTTCAGATTATAGATGATGTTGACAATGAAGAAGAAACTGATTCGGAGAGATCTGAGTTGCATGTTATACAGCTGCTACTGGATTATTTTATCCACGAGACCTCAACCAGAAATAACTTCGAATATGTACAAGCAGTTATTAGATTATTTTTGAAG ATTCATGGCGAGACAATTAGGCAGCAGTTGAAGTTACAGGAGAAGGCCAAGAAGCTTTTGGAAGTTCAATGTGCTGTGTGGCAAAGAGTCGACAACTTGTTCCAAAGTTCTAGATGTGTCGTTGCCTTTCTAAGTAATTCTCAGTTTTAA
- the LOC124924171 gene encoding non-specific lipid-transfer protein-like: protein MMKGSIVFVFGLLVISSSVMLLMPTVESAVTCQDAVSQLSSCSTFLRNPDNSASPSLQCCLGAKALDKIASASQSDRKILCQCLKQTAQADTTINYNNAKKLPKTCQLVTNIPIDPHVDCNK from the coding sequence ATGATGAAGGGATCAATTGTGTTCGTTTTTGGGCTTCTTGTTATATCTTCGAGTGTGATGCTATTGATGCCCACGGTGGAATCCGCTGTAACTTGCCAGGATGCTGTGTCGCAATTGTCATCGTGTTCCACATTCCTTAGAAATCCGGATAACTCTGCCTCCCCGAGTCTTCAATGTTGCTTGGGAGCGAAAGCGTTAGATAAGATAGCATCTGCTTCACAGAGTGATCGAAAGATTTTGTGTCAATGTCTTAAGCAAACAGCTCAGGCCGACACTACAATCAACTATAACAATGCTAAGAAGCTTCCAAAGACTTGCCAACTAGTCACCAATATCCCTATCGACCCTCACGTCGACTGCAACAAgtaa